The sequence CGGCTCAGGACGTGTGCCGCGGGGCCTTGCCGTCCGCCCGGCGCCCGTGGCGGGGCGGGTGGAACATCCGGAACACGCCCTAAGCGTAGACGCATTTCGCCGCGTGCCGACCGGAATGCGGGCACCGCCCCCGGCGCCCCGGCCCGGGGCGGCTCCCCCGCCGCCGTCGTGCCAGAATCCGGGGCGTGACTCTGCGTACCGCCACCCGCTCCGACCTGCCCGCCGTGCTCGCTCTGCTCGCCGACGAGGAGGCGGTGGTGGACCCCGCGTCGCTCGTCGTCGGCGAGGCGCACGAGAAGGCGTTCGCCGACATCACGGCCGACGCGCGCAACGAGATCCTGGTGCTGGAGGACGGCGGGACGGTGGTGGGCTGTCTTCAGGCCACCTATATCCCGGGGCTCGGCAAGGGCGGCGCGGAGCGGGCGCTGATCGAGGCGGTGCGGATCAGAGCGGACCGCCGGGGCGGCGGCCTGGGCCGGCGGCTGATGGAGCAGGCGGTCGAGCGGGCCCGGCAGCGCGGCTGCGGGCTGGTGCAGCTGACCAGCAACCGGAGCCGCACGGACGCGCACCGCTTCTACGCCTCACTGGGGTTCACCGCGAGCCACGAGGGCTTCAAGCTCGCCCTCTGAGCGCTCGGGCCGCCCCGGAGACCCGGCTCCCGGAACACGATTGAGCGTTGCTTCACCTTCACCCGCAGAAGATCTAAGTAGACCTTCATGGTCCGGCGGGCCGACACTTCAGGAATGACGCCTTCCGCACCTTCGCGCCCGCGCCCCTTCGGCCGCTCCCTCTGCGCCATGATCACCCCGTTCACCGCCGACGGCGCCCTCGACCGGGAGGCGGCGGCCGCGCACGCCGCCGCCCTGGTCACGGGCGGCTGCGACGGGCTGGTGCTCAGCGGTACGACCGGCGAGTCCCCGACCACGTCCGACGCGGAGAAGGCGGACCTGCTGCGCGCGGTGCGCGAGGCGGTCGGCCCGGCCGTGCCGCTGGTCGCGGGCGTCGGCACCTCGGACACCCGGCACACGATCG is a genomic window of Streptomyces sp. NBC_00708 containing:
- a CDS encoding GNAT family N-acetyltransferase, which translates into the protein MTLRTATRSDLPAVLALLADEEAVVDPASLVVGEAHEKAFADITADARNEILVLEDGGTVVGCLQATYIPGLGKGGAERALIEAVRIRADRRGGGLGRRLMEQAVERARQRGCGLVQLTSNRSRTDAHRFYASLGFTASHEGFKLAL